The genomic segment GCAAGGAAACAATCAAGCCCCTGCGGCTGACCTCAGCCAGGTCAGCCTGCTCCCTCTAACGGGTGAAGACGGCTTGATGGCGCTCTTCGCCTACCAGAGCGCGAACCGCGCCATCAATATCAAGTCGGCGAGCAAGCAGACCGCGAACAACCACGAGCTGCGCAAGCAAGCGCTGCAGAAGCTGCGCAAGGCCATCGCGGACGCCGCCAAGGCGCGGAACAAAGGTGGCTTCTGGCACAAGGTCGCCAGCGTGGCTTCGACCGTCGCGAAGCTCGCGGCGGTGGCGGGCTGCGTGGCGGCGGTGGTCGCGACGGGTGGCGCGGCGGCACCTGTGGTCGCGCTGGCGCTCTCTTCCGGAGCCTTTTTGCAGGGGGAGACGCAGATCTTGCAGAAGCTCGGGATGAGTGACGAAGCCGCCAACTGGACCACTCTCGGGATGTCCGTGGCTGGCGGCGGCATCGCTGGCGCGTCGGCGATGGGGGTTGGGCAGGGAGTTTCGATGGCGGCTCAAGGCGCAGCCACGGCGACCGCTGGCGTGGCCACCATCCAGGCAGGTGAGGCAGACGCCAAGGCCCAGAGCAAGATGGCAGACGCTGAAGCAGCCAAAGCCGATGCCGCGCGGATGCAACGACTGCAGCAAGTGCTGCTCCAGGCACTGAAGGACGAGGACGAGGGCTCGGAGCGGGTGCTGAGCAGCATCCGCGGCTCCCTCGACGAACAACAGCGCACCCTCGAGGCGTGCTTCTACCGGAGGATTTGAGCCATGAGTGACTTGAGTGTGGGTGCAAGCAGTGGGGCCACAGGGGTTTCGCTCGATGGCAGTGAAGCGCCGGTGACAGGGGACGCCGACAGCGCGTTGCTCCCCTCCCCCCAAGCTAGCCTCGAACCCGGATCCGTGTTGGCGCTGGTGGCGTTGCTAACCAAGAGCCATCAACAGGACCGGGCAGCGTCTCGCAAGCAGGCGATGATCGAAGACGCGAACCTGGTGAAGGAAGCGCGCGCCCGTGTGGCCGAGATGCGTGCGCGGGCCGACGACATTCGAAGCGGGGCGTGGGCCTCAGGTGTGTCGCAGATCGCTTCCGGAGCGCTGACCGCTGCGGGGGGCGTGATGAAGGCCAACGCCGCCAGCGGTCAGCTGAAGGCCGAAGCAGACCTCGCGGAAGTGCAGGCTCAGGCGGGAGCGAACAGCGCGCAAGCCGCACAGGCGGAGGCGGCGGCGAAGATCGCCAGCGCCCAGGCCGACTGGGCGGATGGTGTCTCGAAGGTGCTGGATGGTGCGGCCAGCGGCGCTGCTGGCGCAGGGTCGATTGTGAAGGGACAGTACGACGCTAGCGCAGCGGAGCACGACGCGAGCGCTGAGGAGCATCAAGCGGCGGCAGACGCTGCGGATAGGCGGCGCATGCTGATGCAAGACGACGTCGACAAGGCGAATGATCAAATCCGAGCCGTGATCGACTTCTTCCGTGAGATGAACGACGCGGACAACAAGGCGAAGCAGTCTGCCTTGTTCCGCGGATGAAATGGCTATACTCCCCGGCATGAAACTCGAGGGTTCGTGCCACTGTGGGAAGGTGCGGTTCCGGCTCGAAAGCCACGAGCCGGTTCCGTACCAGCGCTGCTACTGCTCGATTTGCCGCAAGACGGGCGGGTCCGGTGGCTACATGATCAACCTGGGCGGTGACGCGAGCACGCTCGAGGTCGAGGGGCGCGAACACGTGCGTGTGTATCGCGCGACGCTCGCGCGCACCACTGACGCCGGCGAGCAGGAGCAGTACCAGAGCCGCCATGAACGGCATTTCTGTGGGGAATGTGGCTCGCACCTGTGGGCCTTCAACAGTCGCTGGCCTGAGCTCGTGCATCCGGTGTCGAGCGCCATCGACACCGAGTTGCCCAAGTCGCCGGAGACGACGCACATGATGCTCGGGTCCAAGGTGAGCTGGGTGGAGCCGCAGCTAGGGCCGACGGACAAGCGCTTCGAAGAGTACCCGGACACGAGCCTCGCGAAGTGGCACACAGAACACGGCTTCGGTAGCTGAACATGCAGCAGAAGCCGCTGATCGCGCTGGTGATGATCGTCAAGAACGAAGCTGCTGGCATGCGCCGTACGCTTGAATCCGTGAGGAACTGCGTGGATAGCTGGAGCATCCTCGACACCGGGTCGACAGATGGCACCCAAGACATCATTCGCGAGGTGTTGGGTGATCTCCCGGGGGACCTTCACTCCGGCCCCTTCGTGAACTTCGAGGAGACGCGCAATCGCGCGCTCGAGCTGTCGGGGGAGCGAGCAGTCTTCAATTTGCTGCTGAATGGCGACGACGCCTTGCGAGAGGGTGCAGCGCTGCGGCGCTTCTGCGAGTCGCGGCGGGCGAGTCAGCGCGTCGAAGACGAGGCCTTTCAGGTGCGGGTGCGCTACAGCGCCGAGCTGATCCACGACTCGCCGCGGGTGGTGCGCTCCGCTGCAGGCTGGCGCTACCTGGGAGTGACTCACGAGATCTTGTGTCACCCAGATCGCAATCCTCCCACAGAGCGCGTTCCCGACGCCTACATCGAGCACGATCTGCGGCCGGAGGACGATCGAACCAAGCGCTGGGAGGAGGACCTGGAGCTTCTCCGCGCGGATCTACAGCGCCGCCCGGGCGATGCGCGCTCGACCTTCTACCTCGCGCAGACCTACGAGTGCCTGGGTCGCCTGGAAGAGGCGGAGCAGACCTATCGGCAGCGCATCGCTCTCGGCGACTGGGAAGAAGAGGTCTACGAGTCCATGTTTCGCCTTGGGCGAGTCGCCGAGGCACGCTCGCGCCCTTGGTCTGAGTGTCAGCAGCTGTACCTCGACGCTCACGCTCATTCACCTTTCCGTGCGGAGCCCTTGTTCGCCGTGGCCTGGTACTGGTATCAGGCGCAAAACTGGCCGCTGTGTTATCTGTTTGCCCAGCGCGGCGCGCAGATCCCCTTCCCTGAGCAGTCCAAGCTGTTCGTGGACGTGACGGTGTATGAGTCGAAGTTGCTCGACTTGGTGGGAACGGCGGCGTTCTACGTCAAGGAGTTCGCGGTGGGGCGCAGCGCCCTGGAGCGCTTGCTCGAGAGGACGCCGGATGATGCGCGATTACGCGAAAACCTGAAGCTCTATCCCTGACGTTGCGATTGTTGCCGCGGGGCAACGGGTCGCGCTACGGCCCGCTAAACACGACCAGCAGTGTCAACACCACTGCGACAACCAGCGTTGCGATCCCCAGTACGGCGACCCAGCGATTGGAGCGGAAGTCGGCGGCGGCGGACGAAGAAGGTACCCCAGAGGTGGAGCTCGGCATGGGCGGTGGTCGGCCGCTGTTGCGTACCTGTTCGGCGAATGCGGCTGCCCGCTTGCGCTCAGTGCTCAGGCGCTCGGCGCGCACCTTGCGCCAGCGCGTCATCACCTCGCGTACGTCGGGGGGCAGCTGATCCAGCAGGCGATTGATCTCGGTGAACTCGGTCTTCTCGTCGTCGTCCCACAGGCTATGGAACACAGGTTTTTCTGCCTTCATGCGCGGGTCCGATGCGCGCAGCTCTGCCAGGTGACTCGCGGCGAGCAAGTCATCGACCACGGTTTGATCGTCGACGGCGAAACCGGGCGGGGGATCCGTCGCGCGCCGCGCGAGCTGCTCACTCGGCGGCTTGACCTGAGTGAACTCCGGGCGCCAGTGATCCTGAGCGCGGGTCGAGGCAAAGGGCAGCATCGCGAGCCCCATCTCGCGCAAGCTGGGGAAGCGGTCGCCCGGAGCAGGCGCCATTGCCGTGAGGATCACAGCTTCCATCTCTGGGGTCATCTGCGGTCGCCAGGCACGCGGCGATTCGAAGCTGCCGAAGGCGATGGACTGCATCAGCTCGTTGCCATGCAGGTCCTGACGGGGCAGGCGGCCGTCATCATCTCGTACAGCGTCACCCCAATTGCGTACTGATCCATGTACGGCTTCACCGGGCGCTCGCCGCGCGCTTGCTCCGGAGACATGTAGTGCGGCGTGCCAATCGCGGTGTCTGGTAGCGTGATCGCGTCCGCCGCGCTCATCGCCTTGGAGACACCAAAATCGAGGATCTTCGGTGTGGTGCGCCGGCTGCCGTCTCGGGCGAGGAAGATGTTCTCGGGCTTGAGATCGCATGCACGACGCCTTTCTCGTGACCAGCCCAGACGCCAGCGATCACCGGGAGCAGGAGCTGCGCGGCTCGCATCTCGTCCAGCGGGCCCTCGCGGTCCATCAGGTCCGCGAGGCTCTCGCCCTCGAGGTGCTCCATCACCAAGAAGGGCAGGCCGTTGAGCTCGCCGACGTCGTAGATATCGACGACGTTGGGGTGGCGGATCAGTGAGGCGTTCTTTCCCTCTCGGAGAAAGCGCGCGCGCACCTCGGGGTGCTCCCGAACCTCCTTACGCAGCACCTTGAGGGCGACGCGCTTGTGGAGACCCAAGTGCACGGCTTCGTAGACTTCAGCTACGCCGCCCATCCCCACCAGGTCGACGACGGCATACCGCCCTAGCGCCGTCCCAGCGGGGATGCTCTGGGTCGATCCACTCAGATATGCCACGAGATCCTTGCGGGCGGGTTAGAGCACCGGACTGTGGAGAGTATCTCAGCGGATGTGTTGACGGCACGTTTCATGGTTTCCACGCGCCTCAGGCTCGGCGAACAGGTCCTCACCTCACTTATTAAAGCCTAGTGATTTCAGCCGATTGACCGCAGCCTCGCTGACTATACGAGCACTCCACTAGGCGGAACAAACAGGGAGTCGTGCTACCAAGCCGCCTCATGTCCCGCGCTGGTGTTGCCTTGGTTCGCTCGTTCGGCGGTCCGTTTCGCTCAGCCATCCCCCAGCGGGGCGGTGTGCGCGGTTGGCTATCGGTAACAAGCCGGGCTCCAGCGCTGCTGTTGATGGTGGGTGTCAGTGCGTGCCTGACTGGCTGCCCCAACCCCAACTTGTACCAAACGGCGCGCACCACACCGAAGGGCAAGCTCAGCTACAGCGTGGCCGCCGAGGCGCTCGGCTTTCAGGCGGAGACCAGCGTCGAAGACAGCAGCGGAAACGTTAGCACGGAAACGACCTCGCACTCCGTGCCGCTGCCACCCACCTTCATGCTGCGCTACGGTTTGAGCGATGAGCTGGATTTTGGGTTCCACGCCTACAACTTCGCTTCTCCGGGTGTCGACCTGAAATACAACTTCCTCAAAGACGCGGTGGACCTGGCTATCGATCCGGGCGTGCAGGTGTTCAGGGCAAGCGCTGGGGACGAGGACTTCACTGTGGTGTACGGCCACCTGCCGTTGATCCTCGATCTCAACTTCAGCTCGAGCATCAGCATGGTGTTGGCTCCCGGCGTCACCTACGCGCGCTCTTCTATCGACCACAGCAGCGACACCATCTTCACCGACGTGAACAGCAACTCAGGCTTCATTGCCCGTGCTGGCATTGGCTTCGACTTCCGCGTCAGTGATGGCTTTGCCGTGCACCCCGAGGTGACGTTCCTTCGGGCCTTGGACGACACCAACTGGACCACCTACGTCGCAGGCATCGGCTTCAACTTCGGCAAGCTGCCAAGCTTCAAGGATCTCGAACAGTAGTGTTGTTTCCCTGAGGCAATGCTAGCCTGCGATCGCACCGAGACAGATCTGGCTCGCGTAGCGAGCCGCTCCGCCTCATGTTTGGCGCCCGCCCAGGAGGCGGGCGAAGGGAGCAGCGTCACTGAGCTTGGATTGAGATGCGGCACTCGTCGCTCGTGGGCACTCCGCCGCAGACCTTTGCGGCCGCGGGGAGCCAAACGCATTTGCGCTTCAACGGCAGGCCGATGCGTGTGATCTTGTTGGTCTTGGCGACGATGGCATCCCAGGTGTCCGCGGTCAGCGGGATCACCGAGTAGTCCACGTACTGCATCGGCGCCTTGGCGAAACCGGCGGCGGGCTTGTCAGGGATGTCCGTGCATTCCCAGATCTTCTCCAGGCCCATGCCGGTGTACTTGGTCTCGAAGCCGCTCTTCAGCTCGTTGATGTCGACCTTGCTGCGCTTGTAAAAGAGCCGGATCTGCGGAGGCTGGGAGCCATAGGTGCTCATCGGGATCGCGGAAGTGAGTCCTTCCGTGGGGACATAGGCTTCCCACTCCGGCGCCACCTTCACCTTCTTGCACGCGAGCAGCGCCGCCCCACACATCAACAGCCCAAGCATCGCCGTCCGCGTTCTCATGCCGGAACGTTAAACAGTCGAAGGGGCGTTTGGCAACGCGCGCGCCACCAACTCGTGATCGCTTTGGCCACGGAGCTCGCCGTCACGCAGGATCCCCGACTCGTGCCCTTTGCCCGCCACGACGATGGTGTCGCTGGGGTGCGCTCGCTGGATCGTCTCGGCGATTGCGAGTCCTCGATCAAGTTGGATTTGGGGGAGAGGTGCGCCGTCGACGCTCTTCAGTCCTTCCGCGATGGCTTCGGCGATCGCTTGGGGTGATTCGTCTCGAGGGTTGTCCGTAGTCAAGACGACGTGGTCAGCACAGCTGGCGGCTTTACCCATCTCGGGTCGCTTGGCTTTGTCACGGTTACCGCCCGCACCAAAGATCACCCAGAGCTCCCCGCCACACAGCGAGCGCGCTGTGCGCAGCGTGCGGCTCAAGGCATCGGGTGTGTGTGCGTAGTCGATGATGACGTGGGGCGACTCGTGCACCACTTCGAAGCGACCTCTGGGTGCCTGCTCAAGCGCGAGGACGCGGGCGGCGCGGTCGGCGGGCACTCCGAGGGCTGTGGCCATGATGAGCGCGGCTAGGGCGTTCTCCAGGAAGATCTCGCCGATCGCGCCGAGCTCGAGCTGCTCTGGCAGCTCGAGCGCGCGGGCAGCCTCCGTCAAAGCCACCACCCGCGCCCGCGTCCCCTGCCAGCTCAGGCTGATGTCTTCTACGCTGACATCGAGCGGCAGCTGCGGAGCTCCGCGGGAGGCGACGCCGTAGAACAGCTTGTTCACGTGGGCTGGCGTGACCTCCGCGAGGAGCGGCGATACCTCGTCGGCGCCGTTGATCACCGCGCTTGCACCCGGAGGGAGGTGCACGAAGAGCTGAGCCTTTGAAGCAAAGTAGTGCTCCGGGCTCTGGTGCGCGTCCAGATGGTCGTGGCTCAGGTTCGTGAATATTGCCGCGCGGAATGGCCATTTCTGCGCGAAGCCTTGAGCTAGCACCTCGCTGGTGACCTCCAGGCTGGCGAAGCGCGCGCCGCGGTCTCTGGCGCGCTCTAGCAGGCGGATGAAGCCGAGGTACGTCTGGGGCAGGTCAGTCTGCTGCTCGGGGCCGAGCCACAGGCCCAGGGTGGTGGTGCGCGGCACTGGCGGCGCGAAATCGTCAAGTATTGCCGCGAGGAAACTCGTGGTGCTGGTCTTGCCGTTGGTCCCGGTGATGCCCACGCTCAAGAAGCGCTCGCTCCAGCTGGGAGGGTCAGGGAACGGTTTGTGCGCCATGGGTTAAGACTATACCCTCACCCCCAAACGAAAAGCGGCGCCCGAGCCATGCTTCGAGCGCCACCGATCACGGGGAGATGCGAGCTCCCCGTGTCCTTTCCGATTACTCAGTTGCCGTGAAGAGCACGCCTTCAGCACACAGGTACACGTCGCAGTCCGTGGCCATACAGCTCGCGAAAACGGCGCGCGAGGCGGCGGTCATACCGCTCGTGTACTGCTCGCACTCGGTTTGATCCACGGCGACCGTCGCTGAGCAGGCCGTGACCATGTCCGCGCAGGGCTGGGTGACGTCGGGATCCGGGCACGAGGCCTTGAGCGCGTCGAAGTAACAAGCGTAGCCCGTGGTGTAGTCACAGACATCGCCGAGGTTCGTCATGCAGTCTGCAATGGCTTGGTCGCGGCCCGGCTTGAGCTTGCCAGCGACCAAGTTGCAGAGGTCATTGCGGATGTCACACACGCCTTCCGTCGTGGGCGCGGGGAACTCCGTGCTGCAGTCGGTGATGGCGGTGCCCATGCTGTCGTCACAGGTCGCGCCGCCAGTGCCTGCTGTGCCGCCGGTTGCTCCGCCAGTGCCGCCCGCACCTGCCGTCGCGCCGCCGGCGCCACCGCTTGCCCCGCCGGTGCCACCCGTGGTGCCCGCTGTGCCACCGGTGGTGGAGCTGCCCGCGGAGCCTGCGGTGCCGCTTCCGCCGGTGCCCGCGGTGCTGCCTCCGGAGCCGCCGTTGCCGGCGTTGCCGCTGCCCGCCGTGCCCCCATCAGCGTCGTCTGCGCTCTCTTTGACGACACACGCGCTGGTCGCCAGCGCACCTACCAACAACAAAGCCTTGGTTCGATCGATCAGCATCTCAAGCTTCCTCCCAGCCCACGGTCACGGCGAGAAGACGTCCCCCACGCACACGCCGTCAGCATACGTACGCCCCTTCGGCGTAGCCTCTTCCCCAACTCCCGAATCTCCCGGTCTGCGTCGCTTGTCGCAAGCTCGATCGACTCGAGGAGCCTTCGAGTTCAGGCAAAGACGAACGTCGGCGGGAAAGGATCCGCTATACCTATTTCCACCGCCGTATCTATTTCCACAGCATGAATCTCCACAGGAAACGCATCACCGTCGCCGGGAAGCTCGTCCAGCGTTACGCGGGAAAGCTGAGCCGTGCCCTCGCGAACGACCTGATGCGCTGTTTCGAGAGTGAGCTCATCCCCGAGTTCGATGAATCGGCCGACGTGGTGATTCTCGGGGCCAAGGCCAAAGGGTTCCTCAAACGCATCGAGCGCTGCGGTGCCGAGACGATTTCCGAGGAAGCGCTCCAAGCCGCGGTCGATGCCGCGTTGAACGCCAAGCAGTCAAGTTCCCCGAGGAAACCCAAGCGACCCTCGCCGGAGCAACTCCACGACCGTTTCATGGGCATTCGGCGTGCGGCGCCAGAACAACGGCGGGCACAGTTGGTGGAAGCCATAGAACTTGCCGCAGGCAGCATCGATTTCGGCCTCACCGAGCAGGCCGCACCCGTTGTCTCGAGCTCACGCATACTCATGCTGCTTGGTCGGCAGGAAGCTGAGCTTTGGGCGCTGCCCGCGGGGGATCCTCTAGAGTCAGTGGCGCAGCGGCTCGACCAGCAGACGCTACACAGCGACGCTCCGCCTCAAATTTGGCAGGCGGCGATGCGGTTGTGGGTCGCCTTGGGCCACCGCCCGGAGATCGTCTGGAAGCGCTTCGTGGGGGCGCTTGAGGACCAAGACGCAATCGACTTGCTGAGTTTGTCCGAACTCGAAGCGATCGAGCCGTGGTCGGCTGAGCGTCGGGTGCAGTCGCTAGCGGCGCTGCCTCAGATCGTCGACCAGGTGTTCGTCGTGCGTGAAGAGATCCTCTGGTGACTCAGGCACCAGCGCGCTGGACTCGCGCTACTTCAGCCAACGTGCGTCCGCGCTGAAGCGGCCTGGGCCGGCCAGCAGCAGCGCGATTGCCGCGAAGGCGTAGCAAAGCGCCAGTTCCTTCTTTTGGAAGGGGTCGTTCGCGTGCACCACGAAGGCCGCCACACTCATGGTGCAGATCAAGCTCGCCGCGGAGAGTCGTGTCATCAGACCCAACGCGAGCAGGATTCCGCCCAGAAATTCACTCAAGCCTGCTGCCGGGCCGAGCACGCTGGGAATTGGTAGCCCGAGCTTCGCTACCTTGGCGCTGAAGTCGCCTAGGTTCATCAGCTTGCCGTAGCCGTGCACGATGGCCATCGTCAGGCCAAACCACAGCCGCAACGCCAGTAGGCCAAGGTCGGTGGTGAGGGGATTCGAACGGGCCAAGCGCTTCAGCAGGTTCATCGTGGGGGAGCCTGCCACGGCCATCGGGGTTCCAGTGTGGGGGTAGTTGGAACACTTCGGTGCCTGAGAAAGCTAAACCCCTGTTCAGTGAAGCTGAACAACCGTGCGGATATTGGGTGGTTTGGCGGACGCATTGTTGTTCGTTCGCGCCTCCCGGGCGCGAATTGCTGAGGCGTTCGCCTTGCGCAGGCTGCGGCCGCTCGCTAGCGTGCCCCTCCCCTATGGCTCGCGTTACCGTTGAAGATTGCTTGGAGAAAGAAGAAAAC from the Polyangiaceae bacterium genome contains:
- a CDS encoding GFA family protein is translated as MKLEGSCHCGKVRFRLESHEPVPYQRCYCSICRKTGGSGGYMINLGGDASTLEVEGREHVRVYRATLARTTDAGEQEQYQSRHERHFCGECGSHLWAFNSRWPELVHPVSSAIDTELPKSPETTHMMLGSKVSWVEPQLGPTDKRFEEYPDTSLAKWHTEHGFGS
- a CDS encoding serine/threonine protein kinase; translation: MAYLSGSTQSIPAGTALGRYAVVDLVGMGGVAEVYEAVHLGLHKRVALKVLRKEVREHPEVRARFLREGKNASLIRHPNVVDIYDVGELNGLPFLVMEHLEGESLADLMDREGPLDEMRAAQLLLPVIAGVWAGHEKGVVHAISSPRTSSSPETAAGAPHRRSSILVSPRR
- a CDS encoding UDP-N-acetylmuramoyl-L-alanyl-D-glutamate--2,6-diaminopimelate ligase → MAHKPFPDPPSWSERFLSVGITGTNGKTSTTSFLAAILDDFAPPVPRTTTLGLWLGPEQQTDLPQTYLGFIRLLERARDRGARFASLEVTSEVLAQGFAQKWPFRAAIFTNLSHDHLDAHQSPEHYFASKAQLFVHLPPGASAVINGADEVSPLLAEVTPAHVNKLFYGVASRGAPQLPLDVSVEDISLSWQGTRARVVALTEAARALELPEQLELGAIGEIFLENALAALIMATALGVPADRAARVLALEQAPRGRFEVVHESPHVIIDYAHTPDALSRTLRTARSLCGGELWVIFGAGGNRDKAKRPEMGKAASCADHVVLTTDNPRDESPQAIAEAIAEGLKSVDGAPLPQIQLDRGLAIAETIQRAHPSDTIVVAGKGHESGILRDGELRGQSDHELVARALPNAPSTV
- a CDS encoding DoxX family protein; the protein is MNLLKRLARSNPLTTDLGLLALRLWFGLTMAIVHGYGKLMNLGDFSAKVAKLGLPIPSVLGPAAGLSEFLGGILLALGLMTRLSAASLICTMSVAAFVVHANDPFQKKELALCYAFAAIALLLAGPGRFSADARWLK